Proteins encoded in a region of the Nocardia asteroides genome:
- a CDS encoding TetR/AcrR family transcriptional regulator produces MAGGTKRLPRAVREQQMLDAAVEVFSRKGFHDTSMDAIAAEAKISKPMLYLYYGSKDELFRACIQREGLRFIESVAPAGNPLLTPHEQVRTALEGFLGFVDRNRRSWQVLYRQAIGQQAFASEIENARERVIELTAKLLESSAKHAEPGTNFDVVAVAVIGAGEAIADRLASGRIEVAEAVDLLDDLAWRGLAGRKKTE; encoded by the coding sequence ATGGCGGGCGGTACGAAGCGACTTCCGCGGGCTGTACGCGAGCAGCAGATGCTCGACGCCGCCGTGGAGGTCTTCTCGCGTAAAGGCTTCCACGACACGTCGATGGACGCGATCGCCGCCGAGGCGAAGATCTCCAAGCCGATGCTCTATCTGTACTACGGCTCCAAGGACGAGCTATTCCGTGCCTGCATCCAGCGGGAGGGGCTGCGGTTCATCGAATCGGTCGCGCCCGCGGGCAACCCGTTGTTGACACCACACGAGCAGGTGCGCACCGCGCTGGAGGGCTTCCTCGGTTTCGTCGACCGCAACCGGCGCTCCTGGCAGGTGCTCTACCGGCAGGCCATCGGCCAGCAGGCGTTCGCCTCGGAGATCGAGAACGCGCGCGAACGCGTCATCGAGCTGACCGCCAAACTGCTGGAGTCCAGCGCCAAGCACGCCGAACCGGGGACGAACTTCGACGTTGTCGCGGTCGCGGTGATCGGCGCGGGCGAGGCCATCGCCGACCGGCTGGCCAGTGGCCGCATCGAAGTCGCCGAGGCGGTCGACCTGCTGGACGACTTGGCCTGGCGCGGCCTGGCGGGCCGGAAGAAGACCGAGTAG
- a CDS encoding glycoside hydrolase family 3 protein, whose amino-acid sequence MRKTPLLVLAVLAAVATACSNGGSTESASSSTTTPEATTAAIPATGSAPPDCNAGYLAQFTTRGKLAQLLTVGVTGAADATGVVRDEQIGGIFVGGWTDEALLGSGQITQVTQAAKVPLMVTIDEEGGRVSRVRDLIGPAPSARETAQTMSPEQYYSATLARGRALKDLGVTVNFAPDVDVSSQPDDTVIGDRSFSDDPAVVTRYADAYVRAMREVGVGTVMKHFPGHGSASGDSHTGAVRTPPLEQMQTVDLAPFRDLVGSGAAVMVGHLDVPGLTTPDVPASISPETMRLLREGTGYGAAAFQGPIFTDDLGGMAAITSRMSIEDAVEAALLAGADNALWITTDAVPQVLDRLEQAVSSGRLPMAQVDASVLRMAAFKGALPRC is encoded by the coding sequence ATGCGGAAGACGCCTCTGCTCGTCCTCGCCGTTCTCGCCGCCGTCGCGACCGCCTGCTCGAACGGCGGCTCCACCGAGTCGGCCTCGTCGAGCACCACCACGCCGGAAGCGACCACCGCAGCGATCCCGGCCACCGGCTCGGCGCCCCCGGACTGCAACGCCGGATACCTCGCGCAGTTCACCACCCGCGGGAAACTCGCCCAGTTGCTGACCGTCGGCGTCACCGGCGCCGCCGATGCCACCGGCGTGGTGCGCGATGAGCAGATCGGCGGCATCTTCGTGGGCGGCTGGACCGACGAGGCGCTGCTCGGTTCCGGGCAGATCACGCAGGTGACACAGGCCGCCAAGGTACCGCTGATGGTCACCATCGATGAGGAAGGCGGCCGCGTCTCGCGGGTGCGCGACCTGATCGGCCCGGCTCCGTCGGCGCGGGAGACGGCCCAGACCATGAGTCCCGAGCAGTACTACAGCGCGACGCTGGCCAGGGGTCGGGCGCTGAAGGACCTCGGCGTGACGGTGAACTTCGCCCCCGATGTCGACGTCAGCTCCCAGCCCGACGACACGGTCATCGGCGACCGCTCCTTCTCCGACGATCCGGCGGTGGTCACCCGCTACGCGGACGCCTACGTCCGGGCTATGCGCGAGGTCGGCGTCGGCACGGTGATGAAGCACTTCCCCGGCCACGGTTCCGCCTCGGGCGACTCGCACACCGGCGCGGTGCGCACCCCGCCGCTGGAGCAGATGCAGACGGTGGACTTGGCGCCGTTCCGCGACCTGGTCGGTTCGGGCGCCGCCGTCATGGTCGGTCACTTGGACGTGCCCGGACTGACCACACCGGACGTCCCCGCCAGCATCAGCCCGGAAACGATGCGTTTGCTGCGCGAGGGCACCGGTTACGGCGCCGCCGCGTTCCAGGGACCGATCTTCACCGACGATCTCGGCGGCATGGCGGCGATCACCAGCCGGATGTCGATCGAAGACGCCGTCGAAGCCGCGCTGCTCGCCGGCGCGGACAATGCCCTGTGGATCACCACCGATGCGGTGCCTCAGGTGCTCGACCGGCTGGAGCAGGCCGTGTCGAGCGGGCGCCTGCCGATGGCGCAGGTGGATGCCTCGGTGTTGCGCATGGCCGCGTTCAAGGGTGCGCTGCCGCGCTGCTGA